Within Nostoc flagelliforme CCNUN1, the genomic segment GCCAAAGTTACCTTGCTTCACCAATCGGCTTGGTACATTCAACCGGATACGGGTATCGTAATCATTCGCAAAAATCCGTAGATTGGCAGTTCACAACAGCGGATGCCCGTATCCGTCTCAAGCATCTTTATCCACAAATAGAAAATTAACAGACCACTAGCTTGTAGTTCGGGTTTTTTCTTTTCTGCCTTCACTTGAAATACTTATCAACATAGTCCACTTCAAGGCTACTTCCCTAACTCGAGTAATGAAGCCAGATCCTAATCCCCTTGTGATTAATGACAACTACGTTTGTTTAGAAGTAAGTAGCTTACCAGATACATATGCAACCAAATACCACAAAAGAACTTGAGTTTTCTACAGCTTTAACTCCTAGAAGCCGAATAACCTTGGCGAATAAAGAGTTACAGAATCAACAAAGGTATATAGCTAGGACTACTGTATTAATCCCTTTTCTTGGCTCAGTTCTCGCCATTGGATTATTGCCGCTATTAGGGATTGGTTTGATCGAATTATCGTTGTTGGTTAGTATGTACATTTTAACGGGGCTTGGAATTACTGTAGGCTTTCATCGATACTTTGCACACAGAGCTTTCAAGTCAAACAAAGTCATAGAGATCACTCTAGCCATTCTTGGCTCTATGGCTGCTCAAGGACCTGTAATTTTTTGGGTAGCTACTCATAGATGCCATCATCAGTACAGCGATCAGCCCAACGATCCTCATTCACCTCGTCTTCATGGAAACGGAATTTATAATCAATTACGCGGACTATGCTATGCCCATATTGGCTGGCTGTTTGAGAGCTTGATTGTGAATCCATTAATTTTTGCCAAAGACTTGGTTCACAACCCTACCATTGTCAAAATTAATCAGCTTTACCTAATTTGGATAATACTAGGTCTTGCTATTCCTACGGCTATAGAAGGGATTCTTACAGGAAGTAGTATTGGAGCATTCCAAGGGTTTATGTGGGGAGGAATTGTCCGAATCTTCTTATCTCACCA encodes:
- a CDS encoding acyl-CoA desaturase; amino-acid sequence: MQPNTTKELEFSTALTPRSRITLANKELQNQQRYIARTTVLIPFLGSVLAIGLLPLLGIGLIELSLLVSMYILTGLGITVGFHRYFAHRAFKSNKVIEITLAILGSMAAQGPVIFWVATHRCHHQYSDQPNDPHSPRLHGNGIYNQLRGLCYAHIGWLFESLIVNPLIFAKDLVHNPTIVKINQLYLIWIILGLAIPTAIEGILTGSSIGAFQGFMWGGIVRIFLSHHTTWCINSITHVFGRYRFENADQSGNIIWLAIITLGEGWHNNHHAFPNSAKFGMKWWQFDLGYWVIRSLEVTGMAWDVKSPTPGMIQAKQITSV